Part of the Nothobranchius furzeri strain GRZ-AD chromosome 2, NfurGRZ-RIMD1, whole genome shotgun sequence genome, gttcgcggccgaatgtgaagcggctgggatgaggatcagcacctccaaatctgagaccatggttctcgaccggaaaagggtggcttgccacctccgggtcgggggagaggtcctacctcaagtggaggagtttaagtatctcggggtcttgttcacgagtgagggtaggagggatcgggagatcgacaggcggattggttcggcgtctgcagtgatgcggacgctgagccgatctgtcgtggggaagagggagctgagccagaaagccaggctctcgatttaccggtcgatctacgtcccaatcctcacctatggtcatgagctttgggtaatgaccgaaagaacgagatcgcggatacaagcggccgaaatgagtttcctccgtagggtggccgggctcagccttagagatagggtgaggagctcggacattcgggagggactcggagtagaaccgctgctcctccggatcgaaaggagccagttgaggtggtttgggcatctggtcaggatgccccctggacgcctccccggggaggtgtttcgggcatgtcctgccggcagaaggcccccgggtcgacccaggacacgttggagaggttacatctccaatctggtccgggaacgccttggggtcctgccggaggagctggtggacaaggccggggagaggatggcctggagctccctagttgggatgctgcccccgcgacccggacccggataagcggaggaagacgacgacgacgacgatatatatatatatgtatatataattggCGGCACAACCAAGTTTTGAAATGCCTTGCTGCTACACTGGAGGAAAAACGATGCAGCATCAACACCCTTTCAGCATCTAACATCTCAACACTACCAAGGGGAACTGCCTTCGTCCGTGAAGGCACAGCAGTAACTAAGAGCCTCTCTAAATCATCAGAGAGAAGCCAGCTGTGCCTAGCACGTGACTGGAAGATGCTGGCAGACACTGGCAAACAACTGGTGTTTCCCTCAGAGATAGCTACCACCACCGTTAGGCCTGACCTGGTGCTATGGTCCTCCTCCATAAAGAAGGTTTACATAATCGAACTCACCGTACCCTGGGAGGATTCCATGGAGGAGGCCTTTGAGCGGAAGCATCTGCGGTATGCTGAACTAGCCGCTGAAGCAAAACATCGTGGCTGGAATGCAGAGGTCCGCCCAGTGGAGGTCGGGTGCAGAGGGTTTGTGGGAACATCTACCACAAAACTATGAAGGGACCTAGGAGTCATGGGCCAGAAACAGTGCAGAGCCATCAAAGCTACATCAGAGGCAGCAGAAAGAAGCAGCCAGTGGCTCTGGCTGAAGAGGAATGACCCAATTTGGGCCCCCAAGTAGTGTGCCAGGTTGCACACTTTAATGGCTAATTGGACTTGGGACGCAAGCTGAGGTCTGATCAACCTACAGCTGGCCGCCTCTGAGGATGATGTATAGTGTTAAAGGCCGAAACACCCCATGATCCAGAGGAACACCACTGAGGATGCGTCCCAGAAATTTTTTCCTGCAGTTCTACCATCCACCGTTAAGTAGGTCAAGCACTCGTATGTTCTTGCACAAGGAAATACCATCTGATCCTGTGCTTTCTGGAATCTAACAAATACAGTTGTATTACAACATTCACTGGTTTATTGTTGCATATCTAAAGAAAGCTGCCCCTTTACGTGTcttagattggaactttttattgataTGAGATTTGTTTATTATATGCATCTGATAACCACTTAATTCTCACAAAGGTCACGAGGAGATGGTGTCCAACACCAGCAGCCATTGGGCAGGGACAGATCGCCAGTCgctcacagggacacacagagacaaaaccATTTACACACACTCCTAGGAATTATTTTATGGGTTCGAAGATAACCTCACATCTATGTTTTTGGTCTTTGAGAGGGAACCAGAGCACCTGAAGATAAGCCACTCATGCATTTATCTTGtatgaagagaacatgctgattgcACAAAAGCAAACCTGCCACTTCCTTGTtgaaaggcaacagtgctaccaactgtgCCACCACGTGACCACACATGATCAGTGTACGTCAAATAAATAACGAGTTAAGTTGGGTAAGATAAGCATTCATAATATAGTTTGGAATTTTGTGTTGCATCAAATGTCATCTCCCTGACAGTTGGGAGATGACATTTTCTGCAGATTCGCTCTGTGACCACCTGTGAGTCGGGCGTTtgctccttaaagagcaagtcaccccaaatcaactttttttcctaataaactatataaatgtgtgtctaatcgtgctgcagacacgtgtagtcaatagttttgcactttagtgcattttagttaaaatgttctgcctaaaactgtcagtgttgtgccgttgtcaggtaaaaactctgcactgcatttgaactaAAGAGTGTGTAAGACTCTGCTATGAAATGCTAAACCAAACTAATTTAGGAAAGTATTGAGGCAGGATTTAGTTCTGTCTTGAAAATGTAGCTTTTCATCTTTTGTTTAAAATTGTCATTATATATCAAATTGATAGAAGTCAAATTATTAGAAATACAGTTAAAAATGACCCTAAAACGGAGATTTAAAACTGGCAAGTTAAACAAATATATCTAACTCATCAGGTGGGACTTCGTCCTTATCTGAACTAGGCCTGTCTTATTTTCTGTTTCTCTTGTGCAGTTACAATAAGTCAcgtgacagttttttttttggctATGTTTTTTTAAAAATAGTATATCACGTTGTGTTCTTCCCTTTAAATGTGCACGTAGCGTAAATCAGTTTTAAACGTTACATTTTAGCGTTGTTAAGTGTTTAGCTCTACGGTTAAGTTCCGGTCAAATCGCATGTAATACTTTTAGGGAAATAAAAACGACCTTGTTTCTCGGTTTGGCAAAATACGACACTTCGAACACGCCTTGAACGCAACACTACCCTGACCTTAACCGACTGAGAAAGAAGAGCGTCTCTTCTACGTCGGGAGTCGGACGATCCATCCCGCTGCCTCGGAGACCTAACTCTTTTCTATTAAGTATCTTAATCTTTTATTCATCTTAATATCTTAATAATCTACGCGTTTGTACAGAGACGAGCCGGCACAATCAAAACTGATTCGACATGAGTCAGATGAGGAATTCCGTCCCCGAAGCATCCACTCAGAGTAAGAAATCTATTCTAACCAGTCAGCTgtaatatttattttcatttcattCTTCAACGTGTTGCAGCTGCAGCGTGTTTTTCTTAAACAATTCCCTGCAGAGTTGCATGGCTTAATAAACCAAGGATCAACGTGTTACCTGAACAGCGTGCTGCAGGTGCTGTTTATGACTAAAGACTTCAGAGAGTCTGTGAAGAGGTTTGTGTCGAAGTCCAACTTAATGCTGGGATGCATAcaaattattttcattttataATTATGTTTGTTTCATGCAATGTTTGACAACCCTTTTCTAACAGATGCCCAAAAGACAAAGAATACATCGATCCCCAACTTCGTAACTTGTTTAAGAACCTGTCGACACGCACTGCACGAACAGTAGAAGTTACAGAGAAGTTGGAAATCGAAAGAGGTAAAACATGCAAACCTACAGCTGCGGGACTGATCTACGCCATTGTGTTTTATTCTTATTTGGAGATTTTTCTTCAGAGTCCCAAAAAGGCAACATGTTATTGTGTAGAGATTATTAATAATTTAGAAAGGTTTTAGTCAATATTGCAGAATCTTTTCCTATTGATTTGCTGATTGATTGATATTTTCGTTAGTTTCAGTATTTACTAATCTATTCCCTTTCTTACCACAGTAAACGAACAGCACGATGCTGCCGAGTATTTGGAGAAGATTTTAACCCAGACCAGCGATGAGGCGTCTCAGGTAAAAGAGGAGTTATGATGTCATTGTAATTCCGTTTGAATCTAATttagatttaaaatatttttctatGTTCTTTTTTCAGATATTCAAAGGAGAGTTGGTACACAGGACTGTTTGTGAATGTGGTGCAGTCACTGATGAGAAGAAACCTTTCTGGAATCTTCCTCTTCCTCTGAGGAGTTCCTCTAATAGAAACTACAGCGTGGTGAGTCCTGAACAGCCTGCAGATCTGACAGCATTTTCATTTTATCATCTGGAGGCATAAATCAGTAAATGTGACATAAACGTGTTTTCAGGTTGACGGGATTGAGGACTTTTTCAAAGTCTCACATTTGGTTGGAGATGATCAACTGTTCTGTGAAAAGTGTGAATCCAAAAGTGACTCTACTGCTGTGAGTAAAATAAATGAGTTTCTGTGTTAAAAGATGCAATAATACCGCAATTTATAAATCATACAACATAATAACGacaatataaatgtgttttatttaggaATGTGTAATAGAGCGTCACCCCGAGGTTTTGATGTTGCTGCTGAAAAGGTTTGAGTTCAACTACCATCAGATGTCATATGTGAAAAACAGATGTGTTGTGGAGGTTCCCCTCACTGTAGAGATACCACAGGTATGTTTATGCATTTTCAAACGTATTAATTAAGGATGCTACGATACAGTTGTGGTTTTCAAAAACATCTGAATCATTTGACTTTTTAAATTCATACCGAGATAGAGATTTTCCAACGGTATGGCTTAGATTAAATTTCAACAAGTTCCTTTACATCAAAATTTATTGTTGCACAGACTGCAACAACACCATAAAGTCACACAATGTGCGGCAGCTGTAAGTTTAGACACTTATCATGTAGCTGTGTAGCGCCATGAaatgtcctgtttatgacctaaaggtcatgatctgctgtgtctgctcgcGTGGAGACAAATGGGCCatccccatctgtaccgggtcggcccgggccgggtagccccagtcggccccagcctggcccggttgattccacacatccttgtcttaagcccatgtgggcttattctacccaccaatcagaggcttgctctaatggaaggtgtgaatttgccttcagcagtgggtgtgttggccctggtcggtctgaagcagaccccctcgagaagagggctgagaatgagccttggttggcctggaaaaataccaggccacccagatatgtaaacaacctacgctacccggcccgggccgacccagtacagatgggaatggcccaaaagtctctgacaggctaatctacatgagatagtggccaaggtctttcatgcactctgctcatctgaactgcttcacctctttacagctcaagacgaagaactattttgataaatacataatcaacaacgtttgttattaccaataataatgtgagcccaatgatcAATCATTCTgtcaaatgacaatgttattacttgatattataattctgtgatcagtagtattttacaagtaattataatcctggacatttgctctagacactgatgacacgtaatgctaaagtcacatgacacatttccttttgtctgatccaatcagaaccttcgtttctgaccctaggcgtggttttctgtggtgtttgtataaaccctcttttgcatgtcaaattctgattcgccagtaaataaaaataagataattataaaaactatcccacgccaccttttcttcagttcaaagcgttctagagaagtctcggacaggccatccggacttcctcttcagccaaaagaacctcgacaagctggataaaatctgttgcaagttacacctgaccgcaacggttccttcagaataaaagctgaacctcacgaccccttcagggtctcgctgacgccagtgataacctgtcatgacctcggagcattccaagactagtttggtcggcaccgctgcttttctaccggcttcggtaccaaagagggtccaagaggacctcgacattctggactaacggaggcttcccctggggtacgtagaccaacagatggcgtttcatgtgtgttataaatctcctactaaaatttagagcgaaacattcactcccactcagaactaaatgcttctccggatacgaggttctgataacaacattccacacacacacaccatactctcacgtctcactccaccttagttccatcagtacacagagtgttagttagtcttgtttaaattgtgtagaaataaatttcttaactattataaacctgactctctctctttccttggagttaatacgaagtgtcgcttaatccctgcaataaaaagctctgatcttctggttaaaatattcaaagatccatcagattgatattttatatttctatggaatctcacattttatggttcataagtaagatgtaaacaacTCATCATTAAAGCCGTAAGGTAGCAGGCTAACGCTGGGCTAACATGTTACCTCTGCAGAGTAAAAGTGTCTGCTGTTTGGACATATTTTAAACAGGACAGTGAAGGAAGTGCAACAGACACTTGCAATTTGTGCACGGGCATTTCACGTGGCTTCATCCAaccctggtgcctatctccattggtctctgggcaaacaggcggggtacaccctggacaggttgccagtccatcgctgggacacacaggacaaaaaaccaagcgcacacacactcacaccttggGACAATTTAGGAAGACCGATCAACCAGTTTAACCCCAGGAGCTTTTTGCTGCACCACTTTGCCGCCCCTTCTTTATGAATGAATGGCTAAAGTATTGGCTCAGGACTCAAACTAGAATCAGGAGCAAAATAATGTGTTGGAACATCCCAATAATTAATTTCTTTTTACTGTTTTGACTTAAATGCATacatttgttttctttgtttatcAGAATCACAAATATAAACTTTATGCATTTGTGGAACATTTTGGGAGTCTTAGAAGTGGACACTACACCGCAACCATAAGGTCAAAGGAAAACAAGGACAGTTGGTACAACTTCAATGATTCCAGTGTCACAAAGGTAAACCATCTTCTTTTTATCAAGTTTGTTAAAGATTTTCTAAAATTATTTACGATAGTTTGCGTTTAAAAAATGATGTAAAGTATGAgtgtaatatttttatttgttctaTCGCAGCTTAACAACCAGCCATTCAAAGAACGCAGACTTGAAAAGTAAGTCAACTCATTTTTACAAGtcatttttccagttttttttttatgtgatTTGAAAATGGGTTTATGTTCTTTTTACATTAGATCAGAGAGTGCCTATCTTCTGTTTTATCGAAGCAAAAAGGGTAGGAAACAAATGTTTTCAttatccctcccactgtctttatgggtgaccccgcgaggaaagttgaccattgagcaggattgatggtttatcccttgaggtccgtgtggcaggggtgaggtggtgctcactcctcacccctgccacacggacctcaagggataaaccatcaatcctgctcaatggtcaactttcctcgtggcgttacacccattaggacagtgggagggttaaacgtcattatctaatttccctctgggattaataaactatctttgatttgattgattgtttTTTTGCTAATACTCCATCTGGACTTTTGGAGACTATCCTTGGTTTATTTTATAAATGCTCTCTGATATTTCAGATACTGATCtccaaaacaacacagacctctcCAACAATCCAAGGCCTCCTCTGGACAGCCATACAAGTAGTTGTCAAAGGGGGAGCAAACGTAAAAAGTTTGACGAAGAAGGagacaaaaataaaactaaaaagacGACAACCGGTCCACGTGACAAACCTACAGATGGATTACCGGACATCTCTGTTGAACGCGGTCGTGAGAGCAAGCTTCGTATCGAACAGACCAGTAGCCATGTTTGTGCTGAAGAGGTTAAAGGTCTGTCTGGTCACTCCCGTGGTGTTAATGTGGGCAAAAGGGATCTTGAACACAATCAACATAAACAAAGAAATGTGGAaaatgaaaaccaaaggggaaatGTACCTGATTCCTCAGTTGTTCTAAAGACGCAAAAATCTACTAAAGAGTCTGACCGAAGCAGTGAGACTGGTCACGCTGGGCGAGAAGAGGAAAGAATAGGTCAGCAGATGCAGAAGATTCAAGCTGGTAGACGAGAATCAAGAGATCACCGTCAGGGGAAAAATTCTCTTCGATATGAAAGAGAGGCTTTTTCTGATGAACAAAATGGAAGCAAACCCCAGAGGGAATATCGGGAAGATGAGCAGATTCAAGGTCAGAGAGGAAAAGAGGGAAGGATTAGTGTGAACAGAGATGAAAGAAGGGAAAGAACACCCGAGACAAACCCGCATCCGTATGAGAGCAAAATAACCGAGCACTGGAAAACATCTTCCAACATTCCCACTGAGAATATGAAGCCTAAACCAGCGGcacatcataaaaacaaaatcagctCTGTGGAATTAAACAGTGACGATGTTGAAGGAATTCTGCCTATGAATGATTCTCCCACACAAGCAGGGTCAGAAACAGAAGAGGGAAGCAAACAAAAGGCCGTTATCGAGGGAAACGAGAAAACTCATCGTTTTTGGCGAACAGTTCGCCGTCGTTTCAACTGCAAAAAAACTAAGAAAATTCAAGCTGATAAACAGAATGAAAATGTGGAAGAGGCCGTGGGTATGATCCCAAAACGTTCCAATGCCAAAAAAGAGAAAGGCACgacctgttgttgtttttgttaatgaatttagtttttgtttgtttagaaTGAATTGCATAATGACACCATAAAATGGAACATTATTTTGGTAAAGTACTCAATTATTCACTATTGGTAATTATTCAAATGATCATAAAACTTTGTTTCTCTAAAAAATGTCCTAACATTCCCCGACATTATTCCTCCACGTTGGTTGAAACATAATATATGGCTGAGGAACGATCATTTTGTTATGAACATATTTAGATTTATGCACATTTTTCCTTTTCTGTTTTGTGCCTTACTGCCAGTTTAtggttctgggtgtaaaaagttTCTAATATAAGATTTTTGATGAATCTTGGTGTTTATACCCTTTAAAAAAGCACAAACCATCATTATCCAACATTACTGGTGATGCTGGATAATAAAACATCTAGATAAATTGTGTCAGACACTGAAATGCCATTGTAAAAAActtgtgttatttatttgttgtggtTTTCTGGTTTCATTTTCAAAAGTTGGTTAAAGCTGTAATAAGATGGACTTGTTTTAAAAAGGAAGCCTTTACTTTTGTTTCTTCACTGTTAACCTACATTTGCAGAACGTGTTTGTCATTATGTTATTTTAGAGGGCTTTGATTTCATGTTTAATCATTTTCAGTTAAGAAATTTGAAATGTATCAAAATAAACTCCTGAAGTCTACAGTGACCATCTTGTTTTTGTTAGAGCCAGGTGGATGAGTCAACATCATACAGTTTTTCTGTGGTGGACTTTCTCTGACTAGATGAAAACATTTCTCTAAATTAttgtaataataattattatgatgTCATCTCTAAATGAGCCGTTTTGAATCCGTATTGTTTTTTACTGAACTGACTGCAAAACGCAACCctgaaaaaaatggaaaaatttTTTGGTGATTATGCAGGAAATTGTAagggatttttgctttattacttattttcatttcatttatccatctattttctgaacccgctttgtccacacagggccgcggggggggctggtgcctatctccagcagtcaacgggcaatcaggcggggtacaccctggacagagagccagtccatcgcagggcaacacagaaacacacaggacaaacaatcatgcacacacactcacacctaaggacaatttagacagacagagcaatcaacctaacagtcatgtttttggactgtgggaggaagccggagtacccggagataacccacgcatgcacagggagaacatgcaaattccatgcagaaagatcccaggccgagaagcgaacccaggaccttctcgctgcaaggcaacagctctacaaTTAAACCATAAGACTACAAAAAGTATAAAACTAACTAGATTTGTAATATTGCTTCGGTTTAGCTTTAAAACTCCAGACAGTAGATGACTGTTTTAATATCTAGTGGGAGTTTGTTCCACAGTATTGAAAAGGCCTGCAGTTAAACCCAGGCCTCCACAATGCAactctgaaattgagtcaaacccggaaatgaaataaattgcagttccaccctcatccactgggggctggtgtcagaaacgagcaaatcctcattgactcccatgttaaaaataccattttcacagcagaaataaacatgtttacagcctggtaccaaaacatgtttttggttaaaATTatctttacactcatgacaactctgaggggggtaaatttttttctcactcttctgtttaagtgtattaaaagcctaaaattctgtataattaatgagcatcagacccacttgaccgcagagctagctccggggaaagacctcagtagagcctcggtctggcttggaaattgctccgggattttgagtctctgtgtttgtgtgtgtaatcttttttggatattatttgtgcaattgttggacaaaatgacttgctgtggcattaattgcactaatagagcatccaaggagtctccatttttttcggtaagtaaaattatatttatgtattttaggtcactgccgagctgagcttcgattttaacatgtactgtttaaccatgaaatttaaatgtaatagggtaaaacccagtgcatttaacataatgctgcactttagaaaatgggttgaaatataacatgttggtggagctgggttcccactatcggcttgtggagctctcgggagaccgatgttttccacccgttctcccctccccgcagcttggcgcatctcttgtctgatcgcggcttctgtgtgctccgcaggctgacggcttgtggagctctgggatggaaacctttccacccggttctccccagctctgcgcatctcagatcgcagcggcgcttgtctgctgtgcggctgccggcttgtggaggtctccgagacctccacagagatctcggagacctctgtgttccacccggttctcctgtcagcctggcgtatctctgactcagaagctctggtgttgtgcacagttaactccggttgtagctaggtagctacctccgttagcttagctcccacctccgcgttagctttgggttagcttcaggttagcttgtagctagttcgaccgggtgtcgtcagtcgatcccagccttacagccccaccctcagctccacctctcttcccttttgtggaattgtctgggcttgacagaacctgtgacacggtcaaaatggcggtggtggccacctcccattttagcagaaaaacttgttattggagtctatggaaacccattgtccatatatttatgtcgatggttaaaCCTAGGCTCGACCAAtaaatgggcagcagtagctcaacaggttgagcgggttgtccggtaatgggaaggttgcaggttcgatcccagctccggacagagcattctgctgttgtgtccttgggcaagacacctaacccacgttgcctgctggtggtggtcagagggaccggtggcgtctgtgctcggcagcctcacctctgtcagtgcgccccagggcagctgtggctacatcgtagctcatcctcaccagtgtgtgaatgtgtgtgtgaatgggtgaatgataacctgtagtgtaaagcgcttggagtccttactctgagaggcgctatacaagtgtgggtcatttaaatCCTTCTCTGCAGAGCGGATTTAAAAGGTGATTCAAAGATTGCATTATTCAAAGTTTCTCAAGACTCACCAGATAAAAATAAATCACAggatctgaaatctgaaatatgACACATGTGAAAGGAAGCTATCGTACACAAGTGTTACCTGCAGCTCAACTAAAGCAAGGAAATCAATGTTTATATTGATATATTGATTGATATAAGTAACATGTATTGGAGAGAGGGTGCACGTAAATCCTCGTTGCTTTATTTTGGAAGGACATTGTACCATAAAAGCATTTAACAGCTGTTACCTATCTGCTGCCAGTGACCTTTCATCACCTGTTTCCTTATCTTTTATAACTTGAGATGCCAGCAGACATCTACATGAAAATCACAGATAGTTTGACTAACAGCTGCGTGCTCCTGTACTCATTCTAATCTCTTGAGCAAGGCTATAAAAATATGAAGTAAACACCTTTATGACTATTTTATCTTTATCATCTCTTTAACAGTAAGGACTACCAGTCCTTTAACCTCATTGAACATTTTATTCTACGTACAATCACGAGTTCTCCTTTGGACTTTAGTAATGAGATTAAAGTTAAAGTCACATTCTCCACGTGTGACAAGATGAGTTTCTATTTCATCTAGTTTCGTTTTTGAATCTTGATACTGAGCTTCATTTTCTATATGAGTGGTAAACCCTTAATCCAACATAGTTAATTTTAATATCATATAAGTTTTGGAGCAGAGTAATTATACAAAAAGTCTTAAATAAATGTTAACCTTCTCTAAATCAAACAGCACGTAGGTACTTCTAAAATGGTTTTACGACAATTTGTGCATAgacagcaccatctagtggtGGTGTCggcacaggatctgctcggggtccgactgccgatgatgtcaaaatagttgattggctgaacatgaagcttacgttgtaatgttatgattttgat contains:
- the LOC107377288 gene encoding uncharacterized protein → MSQMRNSVPEASTQKLHGLINQGSTCYLNSVLQVLFMTKDFRESVKRCPKDKEYIDPQLRNLFKNLSTRTARTVEVTEKLEIERVNEQHDAAEYLEKILTQTSDEASQIFKGELVHRTVCECGAVTDEKKPFWNLPLPLRSSSNRNYSVVDGIEDFFKVSHLVGDDQLFCEKCESKSDSTAECVIERHPEVLMLLLKRFEFNYHQMSYVKNRCVVEVPLTVEIPQNHKYKLYAFVEHFGSLRSGHYTATIRSKENKDSWYNFNDSSVTKLNNQPFKERRLEKSESAYLLFYRSKKDTDLQNNTDLSNNPRPPLDSHTSSCQRGSKRKKFDEEGDKNKTKKTTTGPRDKPTDGLPDISVERGRESKLRIEQTSSHVCAEEVKGLSGHSRGVNVGKRDLEHNQHKQRNVENENQRGNVPDSSVVLKTQKSTKESDRSSETGHAGREEERIGQQMQKIQAGRRESRDHRQGKNSLRYEREAFSDEQNGSKPQREYREDEQIQGQRGKEGRISVNRDERRERTPETNPHPYESKITEHWKTSSNIPTENMKPKPAAHHKNKISSVELNSDDVEGILPMNDSPTQAGSETEEGSKQKAVIEGNEKTHRFWRTVRRRFNCKKTKKIQADKQNENVEEAVGMIPKRSNAKKEKGTTCCCFC